In the Euphorbia lathyris chromosome 5, ddEupLath1.1, whole genome shotgun sequence genome, one interval contains:
- the LOC136230455 gene encoding probable pectate lyase 18 yields MAFQHIFLTFSFLLLQALSFISSSPVQNPELVAEQVHKSINTTRRKLGFLSCGSGNPIDDCWRCDPNWEKNRQRLADCAIGFGKHAIGGRDGKIYVVTDSQNDDPVTPKPGTLRHAVIQEEPLWIIFERDMVITLKEELIMNSFKTIDGRGASVHIAEGPCITIQYVTNVIIHGINIHDCKSGGNAYVRDSPGHYGWRTISDGDGISIFGGSHVWIDHCSLANCNDGLIDAIHGSTAITISNNYMTHHNKVMLLGHSDTFLQDKNMQVTIAFNHFGEGLVQRMPRCRHGYFHVVNNDYSHWEMYAIGGSANPTINSQGNRFLAPNDRFNKEVTKHEEAGEDEWKNWNWRSEGDLLLNGAFFTKSGAAASSSYAKASSLGARPSSLVNSITAAAGALLCKKGSRC; encoded by the exons GAGCATCAACACCACAAGGAGGAAACTGGGTTTCCTCTCCTGTGGAAGTGGAAACCCAATAGACGACTGCTGGAGATGTGATCcaaattgggaaaaaaacaGGCAAAGATTAGCAGACTGTGCAATCGGTTTCGGAAAACACGCCATAGGAGGCCGCGACGGCAAAATCTACGTCGTCACAGACTCCCAAAACGACGATCCAGTAACCCCAAAACCAGGAACATTAAGACACGCAGTAATCCAAGAAGAACCACTATGGATAATCTTCGAACGAGACATGGTAATAACCTTAAAAGAAGAGCTAATAATGAACTCATTCAAGACAATAGATGGAAGAGGAGCAAGTGTCCATATAGCAGAAGGACCATGTATAACAATACAGTATGTGACAAATGTTATAATACATGGTATAAATATACATGATTGTAAGAGTGGAGGGAATGCTTATGTGAGGGACTCCCCagggcactatgggtggagaaCAATATCAGATGGTGATGGGATATCTATTTTTGGTGGAAGTCATGTTTGGATTGATCATTGTTCATTGGCTAATTGTAATGATGGGTTGATTGATGCAATTCATGGCTCAACTGCTATAACTATATCTAATAATTATATGACTCATCATAATAAGGTTATGTTGTTGGGTCATAGTGATACTTTTCTTCAGGATAAGAATATGCAGGTTACTATTGCTTTCAACCATTTTGGGGAAGGACTTGTTCAAAGAATGCCAAG ATGCAGACATGGGTATTTTCATGTGGTGAACAATGATTATTCACATTGGGAAATGTATGCAATAGGTGGAAGTGCTAATCCTACTATTAATAGCCAAGGCAACAGATTTCTTGCTCCTAATGATAGATTTAACAAAGAG GTGACTAAACATGAGGAAGCAGGAGAGGATGAATGGAAGAACTGGAATTGGAGATCAGAAGGTGATTTGCTACTAAATGGTGCCTTTTTCACCAAATCTGGTGCAGCTGCTTCTTCTAGCTATGCTAAGGCTTCAAGCTTGGGTGCTAGACCTTCTTCTTTGGTCAATTCTATCACCGCCGCAGCCGGTGCACTTCTTTGCAAGAAGGGTTCCCGTTGCTGA
- the LOC136229363 gene encoding T-complex protein 1 subunit epsilon: MALAFDEYGRPFIIIKEQEQKTRLRGLEAQKANISAGRAVARILRTSLGPKGMDKMLQSPDGDVTITNDGATILEQMDVDNQIAKLMVELSRSQDYEIGDGTTGVVVLAGALLEQAEKLLERGIHPIRIAEGYEMASRIAFEHLEHISHKFDFEAANIEPLVQVCMTTLSSKIVNRCKRSLAEIAVKAVLAVADLERKDVNLDLIKVEGKVGGKLEDTELVYGIIVDKDMSHPQMPKKIEDANIAILTCPFEPPKPKTKHKVDIDTVEKFQTLRKQEQQYFDDMVQKCKDVGATLVICQWGFDDEANHLLMHRNLPAVRWVGGVELELIAIATGGRIVPRFQELTTEKLGKAGLVREKAFGTTKDRMLYIEHCANSRAVTIFIRGGNKMMIEETKRSIHDALCVARNLIRNNSIVYGGGSAEISCSIAVQAAAERYPGVEQYAIMAFADALDAIPVALAENSGLQPIETLSLVRSQQFKENNPHYGIDCNDTGTNDMREQNVFETLIGKQQQILLATQVVKMILKIDDVISPSEF, from the exons ATGGCGTTAGCCTTCGACGAGTACGGTAGGCCATTTATAATCATAAAAGAGCAGGAACAGAAGACTCGATTGAGAGGTCTTGAGGCTCAGAAAGCTAACATTTCCGCTGGAAGGGCTGTTGCTCGGATCCTCCGTACATCTCTTGGTCCTAAGGGCATGGACAAGATGCTTCAGAGTCCCGACGGCGATGTCACTATTA CGAATGATGGTGCTACAATCTTGGAGCAGATGGATGTGGACAATCAGATTGCCAAGTTGATGGTTGAGCTTTCTCGGAGTCAGGATTATGAAATTGGTGATGGTACAACTGGTGTTGTTGTTCTGGCTGGTGCACTCTTGGAGCAGGCTGAGAAGCTCCTAGAACGTGGAATTCATCCCATTCGTATAGCAGAGGGCTATGAGATGGCTTCCAGAATAGCTTTTGAACATTTGGAGCATATATCACATAAGTTTGATTTTGAAGCAGCCAATATAGAGCCCTTGGTTCAAGTTTGCATGACTACTCTTTCCTCAAAAAT TGTTAATCGATGCAAGCGCAGCTTGGCTGAAATTGCTGTTAAAGCAGTTCTTGCTGTTGCAGATTTAGAAAGGAAAGATGTTAATTTGGATTTGATAAAAGTTGAGGGAAAAGTAGGAGGCAAGTTGGAGGATACAGAATTAGTATACGGAATAATAGTTGACAAAGATATGAGCCATCCACAGATGCCAAAGAAAATTGAAGATGCAAATATTGCTATTTTGACTTGCCCCTTTGAGCCACCAAAGCCAAAGACTAAACATAAGGTGGATATTGATACAGTAGAGAAGTTTCAGACTCTGCGTAAGCAGGAACAGCAGTATTTTGATGACATGGTTCAGAAATGCAAG GATGTTGGTGCTACGTTGGTCATCTGTCAATGGGGGTTCGATGATGAGGCAAATCATTTGTTAATGCACAGAAACTTACCCGCTGTCAGATGGGTTGGTGGCGTGGAGTTAGAGCTGATAGCAATTGCCACAG GTGGGAGAATAGTGCCTAGATTCCAGGAATTAACAACTGAGAAGCTGGGGAAG GCTGGTTTGGTTCGAGAAAAGGCCTTTGGGACAACAAAAGATCGAATGCTTTACATTGAACACTGTGCAAATTCAAGGGCTGTCACCATATTTATTCGTGGAG GTAACAAAATGATGATAGAAGAGACAAAACGTAGCATCCACGATGCACTCTGTGTAGCAAGGAATCTCATCCGCAACAATTCTATTGTTTATGGTGGTGGCTCAGCCGAGATATCTTGTTCAATTGCTGTGCAGGCAGCTGCTGAGAGATATCCTGGAGTTGAGCAG TATGCCATCATGGCATTTGCTGATGCTTTAGATGCCATCCCAGTGGCACTTGCTGAGAATAGCGGCCTCCAACCAATTGAAACACTCTCTCTTGTGAGATCTCAGCAATTCAAG GAAAACAATCCTCACTATGGAATAGATTGCAATGATACTGGTACAAATGACATGCGCGAACAGAACGTTTTCGAGACTCTGATCGGAAAGCAACAGCAGATCTTGCTCGCAACACAAGTTGTCAAAATGATATTGAAAATTGACGATGTCATCTCCCCATCGGAGTTCTGA